The proteins below are encoded in one region of Odocoileus virginianus isolate 20LAN1187 ecotype Illinois chromosome 18, Ovbor_1.2, whole genome shotgun sequence:
- the DEFB134 gene encoding beta-defensin 134, protein MKSPFTVFVFLIFWDTTLAGLNPLSSELYRRCYKNGTCRLECFGSEMLVAYCMFQLECCLKGNPEP, encoded by the exons ATGAAGTCTCCCTTCACTGTGTTCGTGTTTCTCATCTTTTGGGATACAACACTAGCAG gCTTGAATCCATTATCATCAGAATTATACAGAAGATGTTATAAAAATGGTACCTGCAGACTTGAGTGCTTTGGAAGTGAAATGTTAGTTGCCTACTGTATGTTTCAGCTGGAGTGCTGTCTCAAAGGAAACCCTGAGCCCTGA